In Leptotrichia sp. OH3620_COT-345, one DNA window encodes the following:
- a CDS encoding DNA-directed RNA polymerase subunit alpha C-terminal domain-containing protein — protein sequence MKIEKLGLSTRAYNCLIENGIYTMQELMEISEKELIEFKNLGVKTLNEILVVRKKYIDFGFQKETGFIENNEIKDKYLDDFHQEFKNLKEIVLDIILKNKGLISNLQINDKIFERLQETKIFQIILDSLITENKIEKIENKYRIYLPKLEDYINSLSKNKKMIFLNRLKGKTLEEIGKSMGVTKERIRQIEKNYMKK from the coding sequence ATGAAAATTGAAAAATTAGGGTTATCAACAAGAGCGTATAATTGTTTGATAGAAAATGGGATTTATACGATGCAGGAACTTATGGAGATTTCTGAAAAAGAACTGATAGAATTTAAAAATTTAGGGGTGAAGACGTTAAATGAAATTTTAGTAGTAAGAAAAAAATATATAGATTTTGGATTTCAGAAAGAAACGGGTTTTATTGAAAATAATGAAATAAAAGATAAATATTTAGATGACTTTCATCAGGAATTTAAAAATTTGAAAGAAATTGTACTGGATATAATATTAAAAAATAAAGGGTTAATTTCAAATCTACAAATTAATGATAAGATATTTGAACGTTTACAAGAAACAAAAATTTTTCAAATTATATTGGACAGTTTAATAACGGAAAATAAAATAGAAAAAATTGAAAATAAATATAGAATTTATTTACCTAAATTAGAAGATTATATAAATAGTTTAAGTAAAAATAAAAAAATGATTTTTTTAAATAGATTAAAAGGAAAGACTTTAGAAGAAATAGGAAAAAGTATGGGAGTTACCAAAGAAAGAATAAGACAAATTGAAAAAAATTATATGAAAAAATAG
- a CDS encoding hydroxymethylglutaryl-CoA reductase, degradative, whose product MKTKKNIWLGFHNKSRSERIKILKENSFLNDEFSENLLNNVTLPCDIAEKISENNIGTLALPLGIAPNFLINGEKYTVPMVIEEPSVIAACSYAAKMISSSGGFYAEILNRKMTGQVILYNIENIEKAFENVLNYKEIILNTANEAYPSIVKRGGGAEDIRAEIFYDDNTSFLSVYLTVDVKEAMGANIINSMLEGIKSLLEKITGGICLMTILSNYADKSLVTSSCEIDIKFLSNDINVAVNIAKKIELASKFAKIDIYRAATHNKGIFNGIDAVVIAVGNDWRAIEAGGHAYAASSGKYKGLTTWTFDEKNLKLKGMLTLPMPIASVGGSIGLNPSVKAAFNILKNPDAKTLACIIVSVGLAQNLAALKALVTKGIQKGHMKLQAKSLALSVGAIGSEVEILAQKLTEAKHINLENAKKLLKEIRKKLRKIE is encoded by the coding sequence ATGAAAACTAAAAAAAATATATGGCTGGGCTTTCATAATAAAAGTAGAAGTGAACGTATAAAAATATTAAAAGAAAACAGTTTTCTGAATGATGAATTTTCAGAAAATCTTTTGAACAATGTTACTTTGCCCTGTGACATAGCTGAAAAAATATCCGAAAACAACATCGGAACTTTAGCATTACCTTTAGGTATCGCACCAAATTTTCTAATTAACGGTGAAAAATATACAGTTCCTATGGTTATTGAAGAGCCTTCAGTTATTGCAGCCTGTAGCTATGCCGCAAAAATGATTTCCTCTTCAGGAGGATTCTATGCGGAAATTTTAAACCGTAAAATGACGGGACAGGTGATTTTATATAATATTGAAAATATCGAAAAAGCCTTTGAAAATGTCCTTAATTATAAAGAGATAATTTTAAATACTGCTAATGAAGCATATCCTTCCATTGTTAAGAGAGGAGGAGGAGCTGAAGATATAAGAGCGGAAATTTTTTATGATGACAATACTTCTTTTCTTTCAGTCTATCTGACTGTCGATGTAAAAGAAGCAATGGGGGCAAATATTATAAACAGTATGCTTGAAGGGATAAAATCTCTTCTTGAAAAAATAACCGGAGGAATCTGCCTCATGACAATTTTGTCCAATTATGCCGACAAGTCTCTTGTGACTTCATCATGTGAAATAGATATTAAGTTTTTAAGTAATGATATAAACGTTGCCGTTAATATAGCAAAAAAAATCGAGTTGGCAAGTAAATTTGCCAAAATTGATATCTATCGTGCCGCAACTCACAATAAAGGTATTTTTAACGGAATTGATGCTGTCGTTATTGCGGTAGGAAATGACTGGCGAGCAATAGAAGCCGGAGGACATGCTTATGCAGCTTCAAGTGGAAAATATAAAGGACTTACAACTTGGACTTTTGATGAAAAAAACTTAAAACTCAAAGGCATGCTGACTCTTCCAATGCCCATTGCTTCTGTGGGTGGTTCTATCGGACTTAATCCCTCTGTAAAAGCTGCTTTTAATATTTTAAAAAATCCTGATGCAAAAACTTTAGCTTGTATTATTGTTTCTGTAGGACTTGCTCAAAATCTCGCTGCTCTCAAAGCTCTCGTCACTAAAGGTATACAGAAAGGACATATGAAATTACAAGCTAAATCACTGGCTCTTTCAGTAGGCGCTATTGGAAGTGAAGTGGAAATTTTAGCTCAAAAACTCACAGAAGCCAAACATATAAATTTAGAAAATGCAAAAAAACTTCTGAAAGAAATTAGAAAAAAATTAAGAAAAATTGAATAA
- a CDS encoding hydroxymethylglutaryl-CoA synthase has translation MKIGIDKIGFAMPKYYLDIEDLAIGRNANPNKFKKGLMQLEMSVSPVSQDIVTLGSAAAYEILDSSDREKIDMIIMCTETGIDHSKAASVFIHNLLKIQPFTRSVEIKEACYGATAGLNFAKNHIEKNPDSYVLVIASDIAKYGINSQGESTQGAGSCAMLLKKNPKLLILNDDNVFHTRDIMDFWRPNYSKYPCVNGHFSAKQYLDCLTVIWNEYLKRNSKTLEDFEAVCFHLPYPKLGLKGLQSLFPESFTKEMKDKFLKNFESSIVYNQKIGNIYTGSLYLSLLSLLENSNNLKSGDSIAMYSYGSGAVGEIFSVTLAENFKKSLRIDRKTEFSKRHRLSVNEYEKIFFEEITVNEEGNFDLNNSDDSIFSLEKIENHKRIYKSNIKK, from the coding sequence ATGAAAATAGGAATTGATAAAATAGGATTTGCAATGCCTAAATATTATCTCGATATAGAAGATCTAGCAATCGGTAGAAATGCCAATCCCAACAAATTTAAAAAAGGGCTTATGCAGCTTGAAATGAGTGTTTCCCCTGTCAGTCAGGACATAGTCACATTAGGATCTGCCGCTGCTTACGAAATTTTGGATAGTTCCGACAGGGAAAAAATAGATATGATTATAATGTGCACTGAAACAGGAATCGATCATAGTAAAGCTGCTTCAGTATTTATACATAATCTTTTAAAAATACAGCCTTTTACTCGTTCAGTAGAAATTAAAGAAGCCTGTTACGGAGCAACAGCCGGTCTCAATTTTGCTAAAAATCACATTGAAAAAAATCCTGATTCTTACGTTCTTGTCATTGCAAGTGATATAGCAAAATATGGTATAAATTCACAGGGAGAATCCACACAGGGTGCAGGCAGCTGTGCAATGCTCCTAAAAAAGAATCCGAAACTTCTTATTTTAAATGATGATAATGTTTTCCATACCCGTGATATTATGGATTTCTGGCGTCCAAATTATTCAAAATACCCCTGTGTTAATGGGCATTTTTCCGCAAAACAGTATCTTGATTGTTTGACAGTCATATGGAATGAATATTTAAAAAGAAACAGTAAAACTCTGGAAGACTTTGAAGCTGTTTGTTTTCATCTTCCATATCCGAAATTGGGACTTAAAGGTCTACAGTCACTTTTCCCAGAATCTTTCACCAAAGAAATGAAAGATAAATTTCTGAAAAATTTTGAATCCTCCATAGTATATAATCAAAAAATTGGAAACATCTACACAGGCTCTCTTTATTTGAGTCTGCTTTCTTTACTGGAAAATTCAAATAATTTAAAATCAGGTGACAGTATTGCCATGTACAGTTACGGAAGTGGTGCAGTAGGTGAGATTTTCAGTGTAACATTAGCAGAAAATTTCAAAAAATCTCTCCGTATAGATAGAAAAACCGAATTTTCCAAACGTCATAGACTATCCGTAAATGAGTATGAAAAAATATTTTTTGAAGAGATTACTGTTAATGAAGAAGGAAATTTTGACCTTAATAACTCTGATGACAGTATTTTTTCTCTTGAAAAAATAGAAAATCATAAAAGAATTTATAAAAGCAACATAAAAAAATAA
- a CDS encoding M13 family metallopeptidase: protein MKKLLIISLFLICLGTTYGAGQKIKSGKAEEVNMSVNISNTGDEELTKDLSKTVKPQDDFYRFVNENWEKRTQIPSTKPAWGSFTELSEKNQDFLKNLVEELKKKKNIKNADEKKIITLYYSYLNIKTRNEAGIEPIKKDLEEINLLKNIKDFEKYTIKVTKEGGGTLYGWGVGTDLNSSKDNAVYLGSAGLGLSKDYYQKETSENAEILKEYTKYVSDMLTYLGEKNTVEKAKKLVEFEKQIAKLLLTNEESHDVKKINNPRKVNELDKIVKNVDLKNYLKQSGVNTDKVIIGQIKYYENLDKILNNSNIDVIKDYLKFHLISGASGILTDKLGERKFEFYGKYINGQKEREKFEKRALYFVDGTLGEIVGKIYVEKNFSPEAKKNAKEMVDYILKAFHNRIERVTWMSDITKKKALEKLGKVTVKIGYPDKWRNFDELIINEKDSLYEQMKSISKWEYKKELKKVGKPVDKSEWYMNANQVNAYYSPTGNEIVFPAGILQFPFYDYRKLGPGSNFGGIGAVIGHEMTHGFDVSGASFDGDGNVKDWWTKEDKKEFDAVTEKLAEEFSKYSISPNVNINGKFTLTENIADLGGVNIAFDALQMYLKDHPEKDIKINGYTQNELFFMNHARIWRQKATEEYLKNLVKSDPHSPNYYRVNGIFPNVDAFHNIFKTEKGNKLYKESKDRIKIW, encoded by the coding sequence ATGAAGAAATTATTAATAATTTCATTATTTTTAATCTGTCTGGGAACAACTTATGGAGCCGGTCAGAAAATTAAATCGGGAAAGGCGGAAGAAGTAAATATGTCTGTAAATATTTCAAATACTGGTGACGAAGAATTGACAAAGGATTTAAGTAAAACTGTAAAGCCTCAAGATGATTTTTACAGATTTGTGAATGAAAATTGGGAAAAAAGAACACAAATTCCATCAACAAAACCTGCGTGGGGTTCTTTTACAGAGCTTTCTGAAAAAAATCAGGATTTTTTAAAAAATTTAGTAGAAGAATTAAAAAAGAAAAAAAATATTAAAAATGCCGATGAGAAAAAAATAATAACTCTTTATTATTCCTATTTGAATATTAAAACAAGAAATGAAGCAGGAATAGAACCTATAAAAAAAGACTTGGAAGAAATAAATTTATTAAAAAACATAAAAGATTTTGAAAAATATACTATAAAAGTTACAAAAGAAGGAGGGGGAACGCTATATGGCTGGGGAGTAGGAACGGATTTAAATTCGTCAAAGGATAATGCGGTTTACTTAGGTTCGGCGGGATTGGGGCTTTCAAAAGATTATTATCAGAAAGAAACTTCTGAAAATGCTGAAATTTTAAAAGAATATACTAAATATGTAAGTGATATGCTTACTTATCTCGGAGAAAAAAATACCGTAGAAAAAGCTAAAAAATTAGTTGAATTTGAAAAACAGATAGCAAAACTGCTTCTTACAAATGAAGAAAGTCATGATGTAAAAAAAATAAATAATCCGAGAAAAGTAAATGAATTAGATAAAATAGTCAAAAATGTTGATTTGAAAAATTATCTGAAACAGTCGGGAGTAAATACGGATAAAGTTATTATAGGTCAGATAAAATATTATGAAAATCTTGACAAAATATTAAATAATTCAAATATAGATGTGATTAAAGATTATTTGAAATTTCATCTTATTTCAGGAGCTTCGGGAATTCTCACAGATAAACTAGGAGAAAGAAAATTTGAATTTTATGGAAAATATATAAACGGTCAAAAGGAAAGGGAAAAGTTTGAAAAAAGAGCTCTGTATTTTGTAGATGGTACATTAGGAGAAATAGTTGGGAAAATTTATGTAGAAAAGAATTTTTCTCCTGAAGCCAAAAAAAATGCCAAAGAAATGGTAGATTACATTTTAAAGGCATTTCATAATAGGATTGAAAGAGTTACTTGGATGAGTGATATAACAAAAAAGAAAGCTCTTGAAAAATTAGGAAAAGTAACAGTGAAAATCGGATATCCTGATAAATGGAGAAATTTTGACGAACTGATTATAAATGAAAAAGACAGCTTATATGAACAGATGAAAAGCATAAGTAAATGGGAGTATAAGAAAGAACTTAAAAAAGTAGGAAAACCCGTTGATAAGTCTGAATGGTACATGAATGCCAATCAGGTAAATGCCTATTATTCTCCTACAGGCAATGAGATAGTGTTCCCTGCGGGGATATTGCAATTTCCTTTTTATGACTACCGGAAACTTGGACCGGGGAGTAATTTTGGAGGTATAGGAGCAGTTATAGGTCATGAAATGACACACGGTTTTGATGTTTCGGGAGCTTCTTTTGATGGAGATGGAAATGTGAAAGATTGGTGGACAAAGGAAGATAAAAAAGAATTTGATGCTGTAACTGAAAAATTGGCTGAAGAATTTTCAAAATATTCGATATCTCCTAATGTGAATATAAACGGTAAATTTACATTAACTGAAAATATAGCTGATCTCGGTGGTGTAAACATAGCTTTTGACGCCTTACAGATGTATCTGAAAGATCATCCTGAAAAAGATATAAAGATAAACGGATATACACAAAATGAACTGTTTTTTATGAATCACGCGAGAATATGGAGACAGAAAGCTACAGAAGAGTATTTAAAAAATCTTGTTAAATCCGATCCTCATTCACCGAATTATTACCGTGTAAATGGAATTTTTCCTAATGTGGATGCTTTCCATAATATTTTTAAAACTGAAAAAGGTAATAAACTTTATAAAGAATCTAAAGATAGAATAAAAATATGGTAG
- a CDS encoding translation factor GTPase family protein, which produces MRIYESDSIRNVAILGHSGAGKSNMTEALEFTAGLTTRISNPNDNLKISSSTSLHTIEYQSLKFNFLDIPGYADFFGELESGLAAADGAIIIVDGTTDLSVGTETSLELTNSRNIPRFIFVNKIDSEKADYEKILSQLREKYGKRIAPFHVPWGKADSFKGHINVVDMYAREYNGKECRNASIPDDMDGQIQPVRDMLLEAVAETNEELMEKYFNGTEFTTAEIHKGLREGVLNGNIIPVICGSTFKNIGLHTTFDMVRDYLPAPRDNKKVKPEKKEFVCQIFKTVIDSFLGRVSYAKVLSGELKPESEIYNINKRIKERVGKISAMVMDKLIDIPKAVYGDIVIFTKFSNTQTSDTLASNEKEPSVPNISFPKAQMLIAVEPLNKADDEKISTGLQKLMEEDASFIWSRNMETSQTVLGVQGDLHIVTLIEKLKNKFGVEVKTEELKVPYRETITGQSDVQGKYKKQSGGHGQYGDVKIKFMPADESFTFEETVVGGSVPKSYIPAVEKGLKESLSHGVLAGYPVTNIKAVLYDGSYHDVDSSEMSFKIAANLAFKKGMLEAKPVLLEPIMELSIIVPEEYIGDIMGDINKKRGKVMGMESHKGTKQKIIAEAPMSETFKYANDLKAMTQGRGYFEMKLLKYEEVPYELAKKIIDESLTEK; this is translated from the coding sequence ATGAGAATCTATGAGAGTGACAGTATCAGAAATGTAGCTATTTTAGGACATAGCGGTGCAGGAAAAAGTAACATGACTGAAGCACTGGAATTTACTGCAGGACTCACAACAAGAATTTCAAATCCCAATGACAATCTAAAAATAAGCAGTTCCACATCTTTACATACGATTGAATACCAATCTCTGAAATTTAACTTTCTCGATATTCCGGGATATGCCGATTTTTTTGGAGAACTGGAATCAGGTCTTGCCGCAGCTGACGGTGCTATTATAATTGTTGACGGAACTACTGACTTATCTGTGGGAACTGAAACTTCTCTTGAACTGACCAACAGCAGAAATATTCCGAGATTTATTTTTGTCAATAAAATTGATAGTGAAAAAGCTGATTATGAAAAGATTCTTTCACAATTAAGAGAAAAATACGGAAAAAGAATTGCTCCTTTTCATGTTCCATGGGGAAAAGCCGATTCATTCAAAGGACATATAAATGTAGTTGATATGTATGCCAGAGAGTACAATGGAAAAGAATGCCGGAATGCTTCCATTCCTGATGATATGGATGGGCAAATCCAACCTGTGAGAGATATGCTTCTCGAAGCAGTTGCCGAAACAAACGAAGAGCTTATGGAGAAATATTTTAACGGAACGGAATTTACTACTGCGGAAATTCATAAAGGACTTAGAGAAGGTGTACTCAATGGAAATATTATTCCCGTTATATGTGGATCTACATTTAAAAATATAGGTCTTCATACAACTTTCGATATGGTAAGAGATTATCTGCCTGCACCCCGTGACAATAAAAAAGTCAAACCTGAAAAAAAAGAATTTGTATGTCAGATATTTAAAACTGTCATAGATTCATTTTTGGGAAGAGTTTCTTATGCAAAAGTTCTTTCAGGAGAATTAAAGCCTGAAAGTGAAATATATAATATCAACAAAAGAATTAAAGAAAGAGTTGGGAAAATATCCGCTATGGTGATGGATAAACTCATAGATATTCCTAAAGCAGTATATGGAGATATCGTCATATTTACAAAATTTTCAAATACTCAAACTTCAGATACTTTGGCAAGCAATGAAAAAGAGCCTTCAGTTCCCAATATATCTTTCCCGAAAGCTCAAATGCTCATTGCAGTGGAACCTTTAAATAAAGCCGATGATGAAAAAATATCTACAGGACTTCAGAAGCTCATGGAAGAAGATGCTTCTTTCATATGGAGCAGAAATATGGAAACAAGTCAGACAGTACTCGGAGTACAAGGAGACTTACATATTGTCACATTAATTGAAAAGTTGAAAAATAAATTTGGAGTGGAAGTAAAAACTGAAGAATTAAAAGTTCCGTATAGAGAAACTATAACAGGACAGTCCGATGTACAGGGAAAATATAAGAAACAGTCAGGAGGGCACGGGCAGTATGGAGATGTTAAAATTAAATTTATGCCTGCTGATGAAAGTTTTACATTTGAAGAAACTGTAGTAGGAGGCAGCGTTCCTAAATCATATATTCCTGCTGTAGAAAAAGGACTTAAAGAGTCACTTTCACATGGTGTTTTGGCAGGATATCCTGTTACAAATATAAAAGCCGTTCTTTATGACGGTTCCTATCACGATGTGGATTCTTCGGAAATGTCTTTCAAAATTGCCGCAAATCTGGCATTTAAAAAAGGAATGCTGGAAGCCAAACCTGTACTTCTTGAGCCGATTATGGAACTGTCGATAATTGTTCCTGAAGAATATATAGGAGATATTATGGGAGATATAAACAAAAAACGCGGAAAAGTAATGGGAATGGAATCTCACAAAGGGACAAAACAGAAAATAATCGCTGAAGCTCCTATGTCTGAAACTTTTAAATATGCAAATGACTTAAAAGCGATGACCCAAGGACGGGGATATTTTGAAATGAAACTTTTAAAATATGAAGAAGTTCCTTATGAATTGGCTAAAAAAATAATTGACGAAAGTCTTACAGAAAAATAA
- the mreC gene encoding rod shape-determining protein MreC, whose product MATKKSKNAEKRKNTGRNILIIVVVATVLFIFKDRVVSSFKILDEAAQIINFKLVNVKSIIYKQTLKFKSRIQDINYVDTYIKNNKERDFELQKNKVQNMELANIAEENKKLRTMLEMRSKNPSEYIAADVALVENLNSSERIFIDKGRNHGIILNLPVMYNGFLIGKVSKVGADYSEVTLLTSKNSRISTVINDTDMQILRGNGNGTFSIFNYNENVTEKSIFNIETSGTSDIFPRGLIIGSFYIKDLNSFKQTKELRFRPSYEVYDIQSVLVYKWSTDDAVNKEIQNQINEEIEQEFKKNKGTTQTN is encoded by the coding sequence ATGGCAACAAAAAAATCGAAAAATGCTGAAAAGAGAAAAAATACGGGCAGAAATATTCTGATTATAGTAGTTGTAGCAACAGTTTTATTTATATTTAAAGACAGAGTGGTAAGTTCATTTAAAATTCTTGACGAGGCAGCTCAGATTATAAATTTTAAACTTGTAAATGTAAAAAGTATTATTTACAAGCAAACATTGAAATTCAAATCAAGAATACAGGATATAAATTATGTGGATACGTATATTAAAAATAATAAAGAAAGAGATTTTGAGTTGCAGAAAAATAAAGTTCAAAATATGGAGCTTGCAAATATTGCCGAAGAAAATAAAAAATTAAGAACAATGCTTGAAATGAGAAGTAAAAATCCTTCAGAATATATTGCGGCAGATGTGGCACTTGTGGAAAATCTAAATTCTTCAGAAAGAATATTTATAGATAAAGGGAGAAATCATGGGATAATATTAAATTTGCCTGTGATGTATAACGGTTTTCTTATAGGAAAAGTTTCCAAAGTAGGAGCTGATTATTCTGAAGTTACGTTATTGACGAGTAAAAATTCGAGAATCAGTACAGTAATAAACGATACGGATATGCAAATTTTACGTGGAAACGGAAACGGAACATTTTCAATTTTTAATTATAACGAAAATGTAACTGAAAAATCTATATTTAATATAGAAACTTCAGGAACGAGTGACATTTTTCCAAGAGGTCTCATAATAGGTTCATTTTATATAAAGGATCTTAATTCTTTTAAGCAGACAAAAGAATTAAGGTTCAGACCGTCTTATGAAGTTTACGATATTCAAAGTGTCCTTGTATATAAATGGAGCACGGATGATGCTGTTAATAAAGAAATTCAAAATCAAATTAATGAGGAAATAGAACAGGAATTCAAAAAAAATAAAGGAACTACACAGACAAACTAA
- the recO gene encoding DNA repair protein RecO, with protein sequence MKTLKTKCLVLKKEEINEADLMATVFSREYGKMKVVSYGIRKSKRRNPVALNPLNITYITIQEKNGYYMISEAELVKIFKNIIKDIEKLEISLYILDSVNKIYDINYEDKVFFDRLIEILEFINTRRNIKKGYKYYLLLSFLRRIMLEQGIYDINELENLLGSQLMSKYKKICLINKKSSDYTDIEREFEENSEYLKKIIIFFEKYINENLQVKMEMKKFLMEELYVAR encoded by the coding sequence ATGAAAACTTTAAAAACAAAATGTCTTGTATTAAAAAAAGAAGAAATAAATGAAGCAGATTTAATGGCAACGGTTTTTAGCAGGGAATATGGAAAAATGAAAGTCGTGTCGTACGGTATAAGAAAATCAAAAAGAAGAAATCCTGTTGCCTTAAATCCCCTGAATATTACATATATAACAATACAGGAAAAAAATGGGTATTATATGATAAGTGAAGCGGAATTGGTAAAAATTTTCAAAAATATTATAAAAGATATTGAAAAATTGGAAATTTCATTGTATATTTTAGACAGTGTAAATAAAATTTATGATATTAATTATGAAGATAAAGTTTTTTTTGACAGGTTAATTGAAATACTTGAATTCATAAATACAAGGAGGAATATAAAGAAAGGTTATAAATATTATCTTCTTTTATCCTTTTTGAGAAGAATAATGTTGGAACAGGGGATTTATGATATTAATGAATTGGAAAATTTGCTCGGTTCTCAACTTATGTCAAAATATAAAAAAATATGTTTGATAAATAAGAAAAGTTCCGATTATACAGATATTGAAAGAGAGTTTGAAGAAAACTCCGAATATTTAAAAAAAATAATAATATTTTTTGAAAAATATATAAATGAGAATTTACAAGTGAAAATGGAAATGAAAAAATTTTTAATGGAGGAGTTATATGTTGCTCGATAA
- a CDS encoding PTS sugar transporter subunit IIA encodes MLLDKKVADYINVKTIELDLKSKTKNAVIKELFENIKKSGYVKNEEIALNDLYAREDMGSTGIGKNVAVPHAKTDAVNELTVTLGISRNGIEYGAIDEENVNIFFMFLCPKNQSQEYLRVLARISRLIREDKFRESLMKAKTSEEIIGIIKNEEN; translated from the coding sequence ATGTTGCTCGATAAAAAAGTTGCAGATTATATTAATGTGAAAACAATAGAACTTGACTTAAAGTCTAAAACTAAAAATGCGGTCATTAAAGAGCTTTTTGAAAATATAAAGAAAAGCGGATATGTTAAAAATGAAGAAATTGCACTAAATGATTTATATGCGAGAGAAGATATGGGAAGTACGGGAATAGGAAAAAACGTAGCCGTTCCCCATGCAAAAACTGATGCTGTAAATGAACTTACTGTGACATTGGGAATTTCAAGAAATGGGATAGAATATGGAGCCATTGATGAGGAAAATGTGAATATATTTTTTATGTTTTTATGTCCTAAAAATCAGTCACAGGAGTATTTAAGGGTCTTGGCAAGGATATCAAGACTTATAAGAGAGGATAAATTCAGAGAAAGTCTGATGAAAGCAAAGACAAGTGAAGAAATAATAGGAATAATAAAAAATGAAGAAAATTAA
- the nrdR gene encoding transcriptional regulator NrdR produces MKCPFCGSENTKVIDSRAYSDGNSIKRRRVCENCGKRFTTHEKVVDLALYVIKKNGEKQPYSRKKVYNGIIRALEKRNVDSEKVEEVVDKIERVILTEYSGEIKSSELGNIIISYLLDLDEIAYVRFASVYKEFDSLDSFIKEIEKIRNEKVNM; encoded by the coding sequence ATGAAATGTCCATTTTGCGGCAGTGAAAATACAAAAGTAATTGATAGCAGAGCTTATTCGGATGGAAATTCCATCAAAAGACGGAGAGTCTGTGAAAATTGTGGAAAAAGATTTACTACTCATGAAAAAGTAGTAGACTTGGCACTGTATGTAATAAAGAAAAACGGAGAAAAACAGCCTTATTCAAGGAAAAAAGTTTATAACGGAATTATACGTGCATTGGAAAAACGGAATGTAGATTCTGAAAAAGTTGAAGAAGTTGTTGATAAAATTGAAAGAGTTATTTTAACTGAATATTCGGGTGAAATAAAGTCCAGTGAATTAGGGAATATTATAATTTCTTATCTGCTCGATTTAGATGAAATAGCATATGTAAGATTTGCGTCAGTATATAAAGAATTTGACAGTCTGGACAGTTTTATCAAGGAAATAGAGAAAATAAGAAATGAAAAAGTAAATATGTAA
- a CDS encoding septum formation initiator family protein, with the protein MARKRIFFVFNLFFFVMIGVIFYQTFETYLIKKEVNREIKNTEKEVQEYAEKKKKLESNIKNFSEEEKIERVARDRLNLKKEGEITYKIIE; encoded by the coding sequence ATGGCAAGAAAAAGAATATTTTTTGTTTTTAATTTATTTTTCTTTGTTATGATAGGTGTAATTTTTTATCAGACATTTGAAACTTATTTAATAAAAAAGGAAGTAAACAGGGAAATAAAAAATACTGAAAAAGAAGTGCAGGAATATGCTGAAAAAAAGAAAAAACTTGAAAGCAATATAAAGAATTTCAGTGAAGAGGAAAAAATAGAAAGAGTTGCCCGTGATAGGTTAAACTTAAAAAAAGAAGGAGAAATTACTTATAAAATCATAGAATAA